One window of Cucurbita pepo subsp. pepo cultivar mu-cu-16 chromosome LG19, ASM280686v2, whole genome shotgun sequence genomic DNA carries:
- the LOC111781425 gene encoding uncharacterized protein LOC111781425 — protein sequence MEFAGKEVVVISGCSDGGIGHSLARAFADQDCLVVATSRSRSSMADLEHDPRFFLQELDVLSDQSVERLTSIVIEKFGRIDILVNNAGVQCIGPIAEVPLSSMQNAFNTNVFGAMRLIQAVVPHMASRRKGKIVNLGSVTVLAPFPWAGAYTATKAAIHAISDCLRLELKPFGIEVINVVPGAIKSNIGNSAVAGFNQLPELKLFKPYEAAMLARANASQGPNAAPTAEFAEKTVAAILKKKPSPWFSYGGYSTLMALMYHLPLSIKDFIVEAMSKRVLNSNK from the exons ATGGAGTTCGCCGGAAAAGAAGTGGTTGTCATCTCCGGCTGTTCCGACGGAGGCATAGGTCATTCCCTCGCCCGAGCATTTGCCGATCAGGATTGTTTGGTGGTCGCAACCAGTAGATCCCGCTCCTCAATGGCGGACCTGGAGCACGATCCCAGGTTTTTCTTACAAGAACTCGATGTTCTCTCCGACCAAAGCGTTGAGCGATTAACGTCTATTGTCATTGAAAAATTCGGTCGGATTGATATTTTGGTGAACAACGCTGGAGTTCAGTGTATTGGCCCCATAGCCGAGGTTCCTCTTTCATCTATGCAGAACGCATTCAATACCAATGTTTTCG GGGCCATGAGATTAATTCAAGCGGTGGTTCCTCACATGGCATCACGAAGAAAGGGGAAGATTGTAAATTTGGGAAGTGTTACTGTATTAGCACCTTTTCCATGGGCGGGTGCTTATACTGCCACTAAAGCTGCCATTCATGCCATTTCTGACTGTCTGAG GTTGGAGCTGAAGCCGTTTGGAATCGAGGTTATCAACGTTGTCCCTGGCGCCATTAAATCAAACATTGGAAACTCTGCCGTAGCCGGGTTTAATCAGTTGCCTGAGCTGAAACTATTCAAGCCATATGAAGCTGCAATGCTGGCCAGAGCCAATGCCTCACAAGGCCCCAACGCCGCCCCCACAGCCGAGTTTGCAGAGAAGACGGTGGCCGCCATTCTCAAAAAGAAGCCGTCGCCTTGGTTCTCATATGGAGGCTATTCTACCCTCATGGCACTTATGTACCATTTGCCGCTCTCCATCAAGGACTTCATTGTGGAAGCTATGTCTAAACGAGTTTTGAATAGCAACAAATAG
- the LOC111781423 gene encoding MICOS complex subunit Mic60-like isoform X4: protein MEADFTTGAMLADITLYFYEKGTFICTRAKSKATTYKPYQTGYLDQLTGGIEQNSSVESTKTVVQKSDLDNVQPLVVLKLDSSSREEIQKSNSLREETESLNPIVESTEQTVETDTHLPHLEALDEEEDGSQFRDSPSMVPQENTEEKDFPVSRQCISEVEDKNLESKTSTDVNFDMQSTKSSTRDGSVEEVKTTPMSSSTDGAPEQIDVRVSSQEDESTEDRLKELTDKGESVEKSSSLLEAYHLKDKAAMSSLDGGDKDETNKFYKDTEALIAEIEEYNDAYISKDGKLIVDFLQAIHAAEKRQAELDSRVFADEKRALKEKLEKELRDAQVRELMHAEEAAILDKELKRERTKSAAAQKSLQEKLEEKYQKELERKENEVELRLRCCQDMAKAQLAAEIASEKAAQIEKIAEANLHINALCMAFYARSEEARQSHSAQKLALGALALEDALSRGLPIQAEIEALRVDLQGIDKDSNLELILSSIPKEILNNGSDTLLRMTQKFDTLKASLRQLSLIPPGGGGILAHSLARVASWIKVKEVDQSGSGIESIINRVESYLAEGNLAEAAHTLEEGVKGTKAEELAHDWVRQARNRAITEQALTLLQLYASSISLT, encoded by the exons ATGGAGGCAGATTTCACCACAG GTGCAATGTTGGCAGATATCACCTTGTATTTCTACGAGAAGGGAACTTTCATCTGCACCCGAGCAAAATCTAAAGCCACAACCTACAAAC CTTACCAAACAGGCTATCTAGACCAACTAACTGGTGGTATAGAGCAGAATAGTTCTGTAGAATCAACAAAGACAGTTGTTCAGAAAAGTGATTTGGACAATGTCCAACCTTTGGTGGTGCTCAAATTGGACTCATCCAGtagagaagaaattcaaaaatcaaatagtcTTAGAGAAGAAACTGAGAGCTTGAATCCAATTGTGGAGTCCACTGAGCAGACGGTTGAGACAGATACCCACCTTCCTCATCTTGAAGCTTTGGATGAAGAGGAAGATGGTAGTCAGTTCCGAGACAGTCCCAGCATGGTGCCACAGGAAAACACTGAGGAGAAAGACTTTCCAGTATCTAGACAATGCATCAGTGAAGTAGAGGATAAGAATCTAGAATCTAAAACATCCACAGATGTAAATTTTGACATGCAAAGCACCAAGTCTAGTACTAGGGATGGGTCTGTTGAGGAAGTTAAAACTACACCAATGTCTAGCTCGACAGATGGAGCACCTGAACAAATTGATGTCAGAGTATCATCACAAGAAGATGAAAGTACAGAAGACAGACTGAAG GAGTTGACTGATAAAGGTGAATCTGTAGAGAAGTCGAGCTCTCTTCTTGAGGCGTACCATTTGAAGGACAAGGCTGCCATGTCTTCTTTGGATGGAGGCGACAAAGATGAAACTAACAAGTTTTACAAAGATACAGAG GCTTTAATTGCTGAAATTGAAGAGTATAATGATGCCTACATATCCAAGGATGGAAAATTGATTGTTGATTTCTTACAAGCTATTCATGCTGCTGAAAAGAGGCAAGCTGAGCTGGATTCCCGTGTTTTTGCTGATGAAAAAAGAGCCCTGAAG GAGAAGTTGGAAAAGGAATTGAGGGATGCTCAGGTTAGGGAACTTATGCATGCAGAAGAGGCCGCAATTTTAGACAAG GAGTTAAAAcgagaaagaacaaaatcagCTGCTGCTCAGAAGTCTCTTCaagaaaaattggaagaaaaatatcagaAGGAACTTGAACGGAAG GAAAATGAGGTAGAATTGAGGTTGAGATGTTGTCAAGACATGGCAAAGGCACAGTTAGCTGCGGAAATTGCGAGTGAGAAGGCTGCCCAGATAGAAAAGATAGCCGAAGCAAATCTTCAT ATAAATGCCCTGTGCATGGCATTCTATGCAAGGTCTGAAGAAGCTCGTCAGAGTCACTCAGCTCAGAAGCTTGCATTG GGGGCGCTGGCTCTTGAAGATGCACTTTCAAGAGGTTTACCAATCCAGGCTGAAATAGAAGCATTACGAGTTGATCTTCAAGGCATTGATAAAGATTCTAACTTAGAGCTGATCCTTTCATCCATTCCGAAAGAAATATTGAATAATGGCTCAGATACTTTGTTGCGAATGACACAAAAG TTTGATACACTAAAAGCATCATTACGGCAATTGAGCTTGATCCCACCTGGTGGCGGTGGAATTTTGGCGCATTCTTTAGCCCGTGTAGCATCTTGGATTAAG GTGAAGGAGGTTGACCAATCTGGCAGTGGGATTGAATCCATCATCAACCGAGTGGAGTCCTACTTAGCTGAAGGAAACTTGGCTGAAGCAGCACATACTCTAGAAGAAGGTGTGAAAGGCACAAAAGCGGAAGAGTTGGCCCATGATTGGGTTAGGCAAGCAAGAAATCGAGCCATCACGGAGCAAGCGCTTACCCTGCTTCAACTATATGCCTCATCAATAAGCCTTACATAA
- the LOC111781423 gene encoding MICOS complex subunit Mic60-like isoform X1, translated as MWRSRSILKLSSRQSFGKTWRQISPQVQCWQISPCISTRRELSSAPEQNLKPQPTNVPPTSGNSFPKYVFGSVVIGASVFAAYQTGYLDQLTGGIEQNSSVESTKTVVQKSDLDNVQPLVVLKLDSSSREEIQKSNSLREETESLNPIVESTEQTVETDTHLPHLEALDEEEDGSQFRDSPSMVPQENTEEKDFPVSRQCISEVEDKNLESKTSTDVNFDMQSTKSSTRDGSVEEVKTTPMSSSTDGAPEQIDVRVSSQEDESTEDRLKELTDKGESVEKSSSLLEAYHLKDKAAMSSLDGGDKDETNKFYKDTEALIAEIEEYNDAYISKDGKLIVDFLQAIHAAEKRQAELDSRVFADEKRALKEKLEKELRDAQVRELMHAEEAAILDKELKRERTKSAAAQKSLQEKLEEKYQKELERKENEVELRLRCCQDMAKAQLAAEIASEKAAQIEKIAEANLHINALCMAFYARSEEARQSHSAQKLALGALALEDALSRGLPIQAEIEALRVDLQGIDKDSNLELILSSIPKEILNNGSDTLLRMTQKFDTLKASLRQLSLIPPGGGGILAHSLARVASWIKVKEVDQSGSGIESIINRVESYLAEGNLAEAAHTLEEGVKGTKAEELAHDWVRQARNRAITEQALTLLQLYASSISLT; from the exons ATGTGGCGGAG CAGGTCAATTCTGAAATTATCATCTCGTCAATCTTTTGGAAAGACATGGAGGCAGATTTCACCACAG GTGCAATGTTGGCAGATATCACCTTGTATTTCTACGAGAAGGGAACTTTCATCTGCACCCGAGCAAAATCTAAAGCCACAACCTACAAACGTGCCACCTACATCTGGAAATTCTTTCCCAAAATATGTCTTTGGCAGTGTTGTTATTGGCGCTTCTGTTTTTGCAGCTTACCAAACAGGCTATCTAGACCAACTAACTGGTGGTATAGAGCAGAATAGTTCTGTAGAATCAACAAAGACAGTTGTTCAGAAAAGTGATTTGGACAATGTCCAACCTTTGGTGGTGCTCAAATTGGACTCATCCAGtagagaagaaattcaaaaatcaaatagtcTTAGAGAAGAAACTGAGAGCTTGAATCCAATTGTGGAGTCCACTGAGCAGACGGTTGAGACAGATACCCACCTTCCTCATCTTGAAGCTTTGGATGAAGAGGAAGATGGTAGTCAGTTCCGAGACAGTCCCAGCATGGTGCCACAGGAAAACACTGAGGAGAAAGACTTTCCAGTATCTAGACAATGCATCAGTGAAGTAGAGGATAAGAATCTAGAATCTAAAACATCCACAGATGTAAATTTTGACATGCAAAGCACCAAGTCTAGTACTAGGGATGGGTCTGTTGAGGAAGTTAAAACTACACCAATGTCTAGCTCGACAGATGGAGCACCTGAACAAATTGATGTCAGAGTATCATCACAAGAAGATGAAAGTACAGAAGACAGACTGAAG GAGTTGACTGATAAAGGTGAATCTGTAGAGAAGTCGAGCTCTCTTCTTGAGGCGTACCATTTGAAGGACAAGGCTGCCATGTCTTCTTTGGATGGAGGCGACAAAGATGAAACTAACAAGTTTTACAAAGATACAGAG GCTTTAATTGCTGAAATTGAAGAGTATAATGATGCCTACATATCCAAGGATGGAAAATTGATTGTTGATTTCTTACAAGCTATTCATGCTGCTGAAAAGAGGCAAGCTGAGCTGGATTCCCGTGTTTTTGCTGATGAAAAAAGAGCCCTGAAG GAGAAGTTGGAAAAGGAATTGAGGGATGCTCAGGTTAGGGAACTTATGCATGCAGAAGAGGCCGCAATTTTAGACAAG GAGTTAAAAcgagaaagaacaaaatcagCTGCTGCTCAGAAGTCTCTTCaagaaaaattggaagaaaaatatcagaAGGAACTTGAACGGAAG GAAAATGAGGTAGAATTGAGGTTGAGATGTTGTCAAGACATGGCAAAGGCACAGTTAGCTGCGGAAATTGCGAGTGAGAAGGCTGCCCAGATAGAAAAGATAGCCGAAGCAAATCTTCAT ATAAATGCCCTGTGCATGGCATTCTATGCAAGGTCTGAAGAAGCTCGTCAGAGTCACTCAGCTCAGAAGCTTGCATTG GGGGCGCTGGCTCTTGAAGATGCACTTTCAAGAGGTTTACCAATCCAGGCTGAAATAGAAGCATTACGAGTTGATCTTCAAGGCATTGATAAAGATTCTAACTTAGAGCTGATCCTTTCATCCATTCCGAAAGAAATATTGAATAATGGCTCAGATACTTTGTTGCGAATGACACAAAAG TTTGATACACTAAAAGCATCATTACGGCAATTGAGCTTGATCCCACCTGGTGGCGGTGGAATTTTGGCGCATTCTTTAGCCCGTGTAGCATCTTGGATTAAG GTGAAGGAGGTTGACCAATCTGGCAGTGGGATTGAATCCATCATCAACCGAGTGGAGTCCTACTTAGCTGAAGGAAACTTGGCTGAAGCAGCACATACTCTAGAAGAAGGTGTGAAAGGCACAAAAGCGGAAGAGTTGGCCCATGATTGGGTTAGGCAAGCAAGAAATCGAGCCATCACGGAGCAAGCGCTTACCCTGCTTCAACTATATGCCTCATCAATAAGCCTTACATAA
- the LOC111781423 gene encoding MICOS complex subunit Mic60-like isoform X5: MLADITLYFYEKGTFICTRAKSKATTYKPYQTGYLDQLTGGIEQNSSVESTKTVVQKSDLDNVQPLVVLKLDSSSREEIQKSNSLREETESLNPIVESTEQTVETDTHLPHLEALDEEEDGSQFRDSPSMVPQENTEEKDFPVSRQCISEVEDKNLESKTSTDVNFDMQSTKSSTRDGSVEEVKTTPMSSSTDGAPEQIDVRVSSQEDESTEDRLKELTDKGESVEKSSSLLEAYHLKDKAAMSSLDGGDKDETNKFYKDTEALIAEIEEYNDAYISKDGKLIVDFLQAIHAAEKRQAELDSRVFADEKRALKEKLEKELRDAQVRELMHAEEAAILDKELKRERTKSAAAQKSLQEKLEEKYQKELERKENEVELRLRCCQDMAKAQLAAEIASEKAAQIEKIAEANLHINALCMAFYARSEEARQSHSAQKLALGALALEDALSRGLPIQAEIEALRVDLQGIDKDSNLELILSSIPKEILNNGSDTLLRMTQKFDTLKASLRQLSLIPPGGGGILAHSLARVASWIKVKEVDQSGSGIESIINRVESYLAEGNLAEAAHTLEEGVKGTKAEELAHDWVRQARNRAITEQALTLLQLYASSISLT; encoded by the exons ATGTTGGCAGATATCACCTTGTATTTCTACGAGAAGGGAACTTTCATCTGCACCCGAGCAAAATCTAAAGCCACAACCTACAAAC CTTACCAAACAGGCTATCTAGACCAACTAACTGGTGGTATAGAGCAGAATAGTTCTGTAGAATCAACAAAGACAGTTGTTCAGAAAAGTGATTTGGACAATGTCCAACCTTTGGTGGTGCTCAAATTGGACTCATCCAGtagagaagaaattcaaaaatcaaatagtcTTAGAGAAGAAACTGAGAGCTTGAATCCAATTGTGGAGTCCACTGAGCAGACGGTTGAGACAGATACCCACCTTCCTCATCTTGAAGCTTTGGATGAAGAGGAAGATGGTAGTCAGTTCCGAGACAGTCCCAGCATGGTGCCACAGGAAAACACTGAGGAGAAAGACTTTCCAGTATCTAGACAATGCATCAGTGAAGTAGAGGATAAGAATCTAGAATCTAAAACATCCACAGATGTAAATTTTGACATGCAAAGCACCAAGTCTAGTACTAGGGATGGGTCTGTTGAGGAAGTTAAAACTACACCAATGTCTAGCTCGACAGATGGAGCACCTGAACAAATTGATGTCAGAGTATCATCACAAGAAGATGAAAGTACAGAAGACAGACTGAAG GAGTTGACTGATAAAGGTGAATCTGTAGAGAAGTCGAGCTCTCTTCTTGAGGCGTACCATTTGAAGGACAAGGCTGCCATGTCTTCTTTGGATGGAGGCGACAAAGATGAAACTAACAAGTTTTACAAAGATACAGAG GCTTTAATTGCTGAAATTGAAGAGTATAATGATGCCTACATATCCAAGGATGGAAAATTGATTGTTGATTTCTTACAAGCTATTCATGCTGCTGAAAAGAGGCAAGCTGAGCTGGATTCCCGTGTTTTTGCTGATGAAAAAAGAGCCCTGAAG GAGAAGTTGGAAAAGGAATTGAGGGATGCTCAGGTTAGGGAACTTATGCATGCAGAAGAGGCCGCAATTTTAGACAAG GAGTTAAAAcgagaaagaacaaaatcagCTGCTGCTCAGAAGTCTCTTCaagaaaaattggaagaaaaatatcagaAGGAACTTGAACGGAAG GAAAATGAGGTAGAATTGAGGTTGAGATGTTGTCAAGACATGGCAAAGGCACAGTTAGCTGCGGAAATTGCGAGTGAGAAGGCTGCCCAGATAGAAAAGATAGCCGAAGCAAATCTTCAT ATAAATGCCCTGTGCATGGCATTCTATGCAAGGTCTGAAGAAGCTCGTCAGAGTCACTCAGCTCAGAAGCTTGCATTG GGGGCGCTGGCTCTTGAAGATGCACTTTCAAGAGGTTTACCAATCCAGGCTGAAATAGAAGCATTACGAGTTGATCTTCAAGGCATTGATAAAGATTCTAACTTAGAGCTGATCCTTTCATCCATTCCGAAAGAAATATTGAATAATGGCTCAGATACTTTGTTGCGAATGACACAAAAG TTTGATACACTAAAAGCATCATTACGGCAATTGAGCTTGATCCCACCTGGTGGCGGTGGAATTTTGGCGCATTCTTTAGCCCGTGTAGCATCTTGGATTAAG GTGAAGGAGGTTGACCAATCTGGCAGTGGGATTGAATCCATCATCAACCGAGTGGAGTCCTACTTAGCTGAAGGAAACTTGGCTGAAGCAGCACATACTCTAGAAGAAGGTGTGAAAGGCACAAAAGCGGAAGAGTTGGCCCATGATTGGGTTAGGCAAGCAAGAAATCGAGCCATCACGGAGCAAGCGCTTACCCTGCTTCAACTATATGCCTCATCAATAAGCCTTACATAA
- the LOC111781423 gene encoding MICOS complex subunit Mic60-like isoform X2, protein MIFSRSILKLSSRQSFGKTWRQISPQVQCWQISPCISTRRELSSAPEQNLKPQPTNVPPTSGNSFPKYVFGSVVIGASVFAAYQTGYLDQLTGGIEQNSSVESTKTVVQKSDLDNVQPLVVLKLDSSSREEIQKSNSLREETESLNPIVESTEQTVETDTHLPHLEALDEEEDGSQFRDSPSMVPQENTEEKDFPVSRQCISEVEDKNLESKTSTDVNFDMQSTKSSTRDGSVEEVKTTPMSSSTDGAPEQIDVRVSSQEDESTEDRLKELTDKGESVEKSSSLLEAYHLKDKAAMSSLDGGDKDETNKFYKDTEALIAEIEEYNDAYISKDGKLIVDFLQAIHAAEKRQAELDSRVFADEKRALKEKLEKELRDAQVRELMHAEEAAILDKELKRERTKSAAAQKSLQEKLEEKYQKELERKENEVELRLRCCQDMAKAQLAAEIASEKAAQIEKIAEANLHINALCMAFYARSEEARQSHSAQKLALGALALEDALSRGLPIQAEIEALRVDLQGIDKDSNLELILSSIPKEILNNGSDTLLRMTQKFDTLKASLRQLSLIPPGGGGILAHSLARVASWIKVKEVDQSGSGIESIINRVESYLAEGNLAEAAHTLEEGVKGTKAEELAHDWVRQARNRAITEQALTLLQLYASSISLT, encoded by the exons ATGATTTTCAGCAGGTCAATTCTGAAATTATCATCTCGTCAATCTTTTGGAAAGACATGGAGGCAGATTTCACCACAG GTGCAATGTTGGCAGATATCACCTTGTATTTCTACGAGAAGGGAACTTTCATCTGCACCCGAGCAAAATCTAAAGCCACAACCTACAAACGTGCCACCTACATCTGGAAATTCTTTCCCAAAATATGTCTTTGGCAGTGTTGTTATTGGCGCTTCTGTTTTTGCAGCTTACCAAACAGGCTATCTAGACCAACTAACTGGTGGTATAGAGCAGAATAGTTCTGTAGAATCAACAAAGACAGTTGTTCAGAAAAGTGATTTGGACAATGTCCAACCTTTGGTGGTGCTCAAATTGGACTCATCCAGtagagaagaaattcaaaaatcaaatagtcTTAGAGAAGAAACTGAGAGCTTGAATCCAATTGTGGAGTCCACTGAGCAGACGGTTGAGACAGATACCCACCTTCCTCATCTTGAAGCTTTGGATGAAGAGGAAGATGGTAGTCAGTTCCGAGACAGTCCCAGCATGGTGCCACAGGAAAACACTGAGGAGAAAGACTTTCCAGTATCTAGACAATGCATCAGTGAAGTAGAGGATAAGAATCTAGAATCTAAAACATCCACAGATGTAAATTTTGACATGCAAAGCACCAAGTCTAGTACTAGGGATGGGTCTGTTGAGGAAGTTAAAACTACACCAATGTCTAGCTCGACAGATGGAGCACCTGAACAAATTGATGTCAGAGTATCATCACAAGAAGATGAAAGTACAGAAGACAGACTGAAG GAGTTGACTGATAAAGGTGAATCTGTAGAGAAGTCGAGCTCTCTTCTTGAGGCGTACCATTTGAAGGACAAGGCTGCCATGTCTTCTTTGGATGGAGGCGACAAAGATGAAACTAACAAGTTTTACAAAGATACAGAG GCTTTAATTGCTGAAATTGAAGAGTATAATGATGCCTACATATCCAAGGATGGAAAATTGATTGTTGATTTCTTACAAGCTATTCATGCTGCTGAAAAGAGGCAAGCTGAGCTGGATTCCCGTGTTTTTGCTGATGAAAAAAGAGCCCTGAAG GAGAAGTTGGAAAAGGAATTGAGGGATGCTCAGGTTAGGGAACTTATGCATGCAGAAGAGGCCGCAATTTTAGACAAG GAGTTAAAAcgagaaagaacaaaatcagCTGCTGCTCAGAAGTCTCTTCaagaaaaattggaagaaaaatatcagaAGGAACTTGAACGGAAG GAAAATGAGGTAGAATTGAGGTTGAGATGTTGTCAAGACATGGCAAAGGCACAGTTAGCTGCGGAAATTGCGAGTGAGAAGGCTGCCCAGATAGAAAAGATAGCCGAAGCAAATCTTCAT ATAAATGCCCTGTGCATGGCATTCTATGCAAGGTCTGAAGAAGCTCGTCAGAGTCACTCAGCTCAGAAGCTTGCATTG GGGGCGCTGGCTCTTGAAGATGCACTTTCAAGAGGTTTACCAATCCAGGCTGAAATAGAAGCATTACGAGTTGATCTTCAAGGCATTGATAAAGATTCTAACTTAGAGCTGATCCTTTCATCCATTCCGAAAGAAATATTGAATAATGGCTCAGATACTTTGTTGCGAATGACACAAAAG TTTGATACACTAAAAGCATCATTACGGCAATTGAGCTTGATCCCACCTGGTGGCGGTGGAATTTTGGCGCATTCTTTAGCCCGTGTAGCATCTTGGATTAAG GTGAAGGAGGTTGACCAATCTGGCAGTGGGATTGAATCCATCATCAACCGAGTGGAGTCCTACTTAGCTGAAGGAAACTTGGCTGAAGCAGCACATACTCTAGAAGAAGGTGTGAAAGGCACAAAAGCGGAAGAGTTGGCCCATGATTGGGTTAGGCAAGCAAGAAATCGAGCCATCACGGAGCAAGCGCTTACCCTGCTTCAACTATATGCCTCATCAATAAGCCTTACATAA
- the LOC111781423 gene encoding MICOS complex subunit Mic60-like isoform X3: MWRRSILKLSSRQSFGKTWRQISPQVQCWQISPCISTRRELSSAPEQNLKPQPTNVPPTSGNSFPKYVFGSVVIGASVFAAYQTGYLDQLTGGIEQNSSVESTKTVVQKSDLDNVQPLVVLKLDSSSREEIQKSNSLREETESLNPIVESTEQTVETDTHLPHLEALDEEEDGSQFRDSPSMVPQENTEEKDFPVSRQCISEVEDKNLESKTSTDVNFDMQSTKSSTRDGSVEEVKTTPMSSSTDGAPEQIDVRVSSQEDESTEDRLKELTDKGESVEKSSSLLEAYHLKDKAAMSSLDGGDKDETNKFYKDTEALIAEIEEYNDAYISKDGKLIVDFLQAIHAAEKRQAELDSRVFADEKRALKEKLEKELRDAQVRELMHAEEAAILDKELKRERTKSAAAQKSLQEKLEEKYQKELERKENEVELRLRCCQDMAKAQLAAEIASEKAAQIEKIAEANLHINALCMAFYARSEEARQSHSAQKLALGALALEDALSRGLPIQAEIEALRVDLQGIDKDSNLELILSSIPKEILNNGSDTLLRMTQKFDTLKASLRQLSLIPPGGGGILAHSLARVASWIKVKEVDQSGSGIESIINRVESYLAEGNLAEAAHTLEEGVKGTKAEELAHDWVRQARNRAITEQALTLLQLYASSISLT; this comes from the exons ATGTGGCGGAG GTCAATTCTGAAATTATCATCTCGTCAATCTTTTGGAAAGACATGGAGGCAGATTTCACCACAG GTGCAATGTTGGCAGATATCACCTTGTATTTCTACGAGAAGGGAACTTTCATCTGCACCCGAGCAAAATCTAAAGCCACAACCTACAAACGTGCCACCTACATCTGGAAATTCTTTCCCAAAATATGTCTTTGGCAGTGTTGTTATTGGCGCTTCTGTTTTTGCAGCTTACCAAACAGGCTATCTAGACCAACTAACTGGTGGTATAGAGCAGAATAGTTCTGTAGAATCAACAAAGACAGTTGTTCAGAAAAGTGATTTGGACAATGTCCAACCTTTGGTGGTGCTCAAATTGGACTCATCCAGtagagaagaaattcaaaaatcaaatagtcTTAGAGAAGAAACTGAGAGCTTGAATCCAATTGTGGAGTCCACTGAGCAGACGGTTGAGACAGATACCCACCTTCCTCATCTTGAAGCTTTGGATGAAGAGGAAGATGGTAGTCAGTTCCGAGACAGTCCCAGCATGGTGCCACAGGAAAACACTGAGGAGAAAGACTTTCCAGTATCTAGACAATGCATCAGTGAAGTAGAGGATAAGAATCTAGAATCTAAAACATCCACAGATGTAAATTTTGACATGCAAAGCACCAAGTCTAGTACTAGGGATGGGTCTGTTGAGGAAGTTAAAACTACACCAATGTCTAGCTCGACAGATGGAGCACCTGAACAAATTGATGTCAGAGTATCATCACAAGAAGATGAAAGTACAGAAGACAGACTGAAG GAGTTGACTGATAAAGGTGAATCTGTAGAGAAGTCGAGCTCTCTTCTTGAGGCGTACCATTTGAAGGACAAGGCTGCCATGTCTTCTTTGGATGGAGGCGACAAAGATGAAACTAACAAGTTTTACAAAGATACAGAG GCTTTAATTGCTGAAATTGAAGAGTATAATGATGCCTACATATCCAAGGATGGAAAATTGATTGTTGATTTCTTACAAGCTATTCATGCTGCTGAAAAGAGGCAAGCTGAGCTGGATTCCCGTGTTTTTGCTGATGAAAAAAGAGCCCTGAAG GAGAAGTTGGAAAAGGAATTGAGGGATGCTCAGGTTAGGGAACTTATGCATGCAGAAGAGGCCGCAATTTTAGACAAG GAGTTAAAAcgagaaagaacaaaatcagCTGCTGCTCAGAAGTCTCTTCaagaaaaattggaagaaaaatatcagaAGGAACTTGAACGGAAG GAAAATGAGGTAGAATTGAGGTTGAGATGTTGTCAAGACATGGCAAAGGCACAGTTAGCTGCGGAAATTGCGAGTGAGAAGGCTGCCCAGATAGAAAAGATAGCCGAAGCAAATCTTCAT ATAAATGCCCTGTGCATGGCATTCTATGCAAGGTCTGAAGAAGCTCGTCAGAGTCACTCAGCTCAGAAGCTTGCATTG GGGGCGCTGGCTCTTGAAGATGCACTTTCAAGAGGTTTACCAATCCAGGCTGAAATAGAAGCATTACGAGTTGATCTTCAAGGCATTGATAAAGATTCTAACTTAGAGCTGATCCTTTCATCCATTCCGAAAGAAATATTGAATAATGGCTCAGATACTTTGTTGCGAATGACACAAAAG TTTGATACACTAAAAGCATCATTACGGCAATTGAGCTTGATCCCACCTGGTGGCGGTGGAATTTTGGCGCATTCTTTAGCCCGTGTAGCATCTTGGATTAAG GTGAAGGAGGTTGACCAATCTGGCAGTGGGATTGAATCCATCATCAACCGAGTGGAGTCCTACTTAGCTGAAGGAAACTTGGCTGAAGCAGCACATACTCTAGAAGAAGGTGTGAAAGGCACAAAAGCGGAAGAGTTGGCCCATGATTGGGTTAGGCAAGCAAGAAATCGAGCCATCACGGAGCAAGCGCTTACCCTGCTTCAACTATATGCCTCATCAATAAGCCTTACATAA